One part of the Anaeromyxobacter sp. Fw109-5 genome encodes these proteins:
- a CDS encoding DUF4388 domain-containing protein, producing MRPPLSGKRLLLVAEDRELAAVIAGAAARLGAEVSGVKSGRAALAAVAARAPDAAVLDLPLPDVRGSELLEALLRAGVAPIVVSGVHRGARAFEEVRRLGAHDFFEKPFEVEAVVAAVARAIGAEAPPLAEAPDEVTGGRPLERDEIPDAVAASFAGQDADVAPAPVAGLALPLPAARSGHAPSLDAPPRPAGELGEASVPRLCVALHVGQATGALTLERGPVRKLLLVERGVPVYAASNVAAERFSTICVRRGEVTPEAVETMSRAAPDERLGDALVARGLMTAERRVALVQAQVRAIVWSTFEWREGRYAFQPGRPPEGRVDLRLPMADLVLEGMRRASTLPCLRAELPAHAHLAPSPDPAFELYALKLRREEAKLLALADGTKGVSDLVRLSEVPERDALAFLQACRVMRVLDEVERLLAGTRRIGFM from the coding sequence GTGCGGCCCCCCCTCTCCGGCAAGCGACTCCTGCTCGTCGCCGAGGACCGCGAGCTCGCCGCCGTGATCGCCGGCGCCGCCGCGCGCCTCGGCGCCGAGGTCTCGGGCGTGAAGAGCGGGCGGGCCGCCCTCGCGGCCGTGGCCGCGCGCGCCCCCGACGCCGCCGTGCTCGACCTGCCGCTGCCGGACGTCCGCGGCAGCGAGCTGCTCGAGGCGCTCCTCCGGGCGGGGGTGGCGCCCATCGTCGTGTCGGGCGTGCACCGCGGCGCCCGCGCCTTCGAGGAGGTCCGCCGGCTCGGGGCGCACGACTTCTTCGAGAAGCCCTTCGAGGTGGAGGCGGTGGTCGCCGCCGTCGCCCGCGCGATAGGCGCCGAGGCGCCCCCGCTCGCCGAGGCCCCGGACGAGGTCACCGGGGGGCGGCCGCTCGAGCGCGACGAGATCCCCGACGCGGTGGCCGCCTCCTTCGCGGGCCAGGACGCGGACGTGGCTCCGGCGCCGGTCGCCGGGCTCGCCCTGCCCCTCCCGGCGGCGCGCTCCGGCCACGCTCCGTCCCTCGACGCTCCGCCCCGCCCCGCCGGCGAGCTCGGCGAGGCGAGCGTCCCGAGGCTCTGCGTCGCGCTCCACGTCGGCCAGGCGACGGGCGCGCTCACGCTGGAGCGCGGCCCCGTGCGCAAGCTCCTCCTCGTCGAGCGCGGCGTGCCGGTGTACGCCGCCTCGAACGTCGCGGCGGAGCGGTTCTCCACGATCTGCGTGCGGCGTGGCGAGGTGACGCCCGAGGCGGTCGAGACGATGTCCCGCGCGGCCCCGGATGAGCGGCTCGGCGACGCCCTGGTGGCGCGCGGGCTCATGACGGCGGAGCGCCGTGTGGCGCTCGTTCAGGCCCAGGTGCGCGCCATCGTCTGGTCCACGTTCGAGTGGCGCGAGGGACGGTACGCCTTCCAGCCGGGCCGGCCGCCCGAGGGCCGCGTCGACCTGCGGCTCCCGATGGCGGACCTGGTCCTGGAGGGCATGCGGCGCGCCTCGACCCTGCCGTGCCTGCGCGCGGAGCTCCCCGCGCACGCGCACCTCGCGCCCTCGCCCGATCCCGCGTTCGAGCTCTACGCCCTCAAGCTCCGGCGCGAGGAGGCGAAGCTCCTCGCCCTCGCCGACGGCACGAAGGGCGTGTCGGACCTGGTGCGGCTGTCGGAGGTCCCGGAGCGCGACGCGCTCGCGTTCCTCCAGGCATGCCGGGTGATGCGCGTGCTCGACGAGGTGGAGCGCCTGCTCGCGGGCACGCGCCGCATCGGCTTCATGTGA
- the corA gene encoding magnesium/cobalt transporter CorA has translation MPSPEPPMLVNCVAYQNGKKLADIPVEEIGRYVSRPECFVWVALKDPEPAELLAMQQEFHLHELAVEDAQHGHQRPKLEEYGDSLFFVLHTVELERGAISLGEVDVFVGANYVLSVRSRARLGFADVRARCEREPDLLKHGSGFVLYALMDAIVDRYFPVVEEIESELERVEQQIFAGAPVRASVEALYGLKQKLTALQHATRPMLEATGKLFGARVPSVCSRTQEYYRDVYDHLQRINQSIDSLREMVNTATSVNLSLISLQENETTKRLAAYAALVAVPTLVAGLYGMNFEQMPELHWELGYPITVFAMVAIDVYLFFRFRRAGWL, from the coding sequence ATGCCCTCACCGGAGCCACCGATGCTCGTGAACTGCGTGGCGTACCAGAACGGGAAGAAGCTCGCCGACATCCCCGTGGAAGAGATCGGCCGCTACGTGAGCAGGCCCGAGTGCTTCGTCTGGGTCGCGCTCAAGGACCCCGAGCCCGCCGAGCTCCTGGCGATGCAGCAGGAGTTCCACCTCCACGAGCTCGCGGTCGAGGACGCCCAGCACGGCCACCAGCGCCCCAAGCTGGAGGAGTACGGCGACTCGCTCTTCTTCGTGCTGCACACCGTCGAGCTCGAGCGCGGGGCGATCTCCCTCGGAGAGGTCGACGTGTTCGTCGGGGCGAACTACGTGCTGTCGGTCCGCAGCCGCGCGAGGCTGGGGTTCGCGGACGTCCGCGCCCGCTGCGAGCGCGAGCCGGACCTCCTGAAGCACGGCTCGGGGTTCGTGCTGTACGCGCTCATGGACGCGATCGTCGACCGCTACTTCCCGGTCGTCGAGGAGATCGAGTCCGAGCTCGAGCGCGTGGAGCAGCAGATCTTCGCGGGCGCCCCCGTGCGGGCGAGCGTGGAGGCGCTCTACGGGCTCAAGCAGAAGCTGACGGCCCTCCAGCACGCGACGCGCCCGATGCTCGAGGCCACCGGCAAGCTCTTCGGCGCGCGCGTGCCGTCCGTCTGCTCGCGCACGCAGGAGTACTACCGCGACGTCTACGATCACCTCCAGCGCATCAACCAGTCGATCGACAGCCTGCGAGAGATGGTCAACACCGCGACGTCCGTGAACCTGTCGCTCATCTCGCTCCAGGAGAACGAGACCACGAAGCGTCTCGCCGCCTACGCCGCCCTCGTCGCCGTCCCCACGCTCGTCGCGGGGCTGTACGGGATGAACTTCGAGCAGATGCCGGAGCTGCACTGGGAGCTCGGCTATCCGATCACGGTCTTCGCGATGGTGGCCATCGACGTCTACCTGTTCTTCCGCTTCCGCCGCGCCGGCTGGCTGTGA
- a CDS encoding VOC family protein: protein MPLAFHHVAVQCADLERCEAFYREVLGLPVLKRWPRDGGGDRSVWLSLGDGEGAFLALERAEEPPERRPWKDGRAGLHLLSLRIAPSERGAWEDRLDAAGVRVVHRTRWTVYFHDPEGNRIGLSHYPHDV from the coding sequence GTGCCGCTCGCCTTCCACCACGTCGCCGTCCAGTGCGCGGACCTCGAGCGCTGCGAGGCCTTCTACCGCGAGGTCCTGGGCCTCCCCGTCCTGAAGCGCTGGCCGCGCGACGGCGGGGGCGACAGGAGCGTCTGGCTCTCGCTGGGAGACGGCGAGGGCGCGTTCCTCGCGCTGGAGCGGGCCGAGGAGCCGCCGGAGCGGCGGCCGTGGAAGGACGGCCGGGCGGGGCTGCACCTGCTCTCCCTGCGCATCGCCCCGTCCGAGCGGGGTGCCTGGGAGGACCGCCTCGACGCCGCGGGCGTCCGGGTCGTGCACCGCACCCGCTGGACCGTCTACTTCCACGATCCGGAGGGGAACCGGATCGGGCTCTCGCACTACCCGCACGACGTCTGA
- a CDS encoding hydroxyacylglutathione hydrolase C-terminal domain-containing protein, giving the protein MIFDRRRYHRDNYVYLLAEGEDSVLVDPGDAAVALALAADHAVRPRFVLHTHGHLDHSGGSAEVRAALGAEVLGHAADAAWFAPDRDVAGHRTLALGALRVAVHEVPGHTPGSVLFAWRGKLLTGDTLFWGGCGNCRHGGDPARLAQSFLGPIAALDGALEVHPGHDYAEANLPFALALEPGNAAARARLEVVERARAAGAEPPASTLAEEREVNPFLRVAKPSIRDAIAARSPEGGELTDAARFVALRALRDRL; this is encoded by the coding sequence GTGATCTTCGACCGCCGCCGGTACCACCGCGACAACTACGTGTACCTGCTCGCCGAGGGAGAGGACTCGGTCCTCGTCGATCCCGGCGACGCGGCCGTGGCGCTCGCCCTTGCGGCGGACCACGCCGTGCGGCCGCGCTTCGTCCTCCACACCCACGGCCACCTCGACCACTCGGGCGGCTCGGCGGAGGTGCGGGCCGCGCTCGGCGCCGAGGTGCTCGGCCACGCGGCGGACGCGGCCTGGTTCGCGCCGGACCGGGACGTCGCCGGTCACCGGACGCTCGCCCTCGGCGCGCTGCGCGTCGCCGTGCACGAGGTGCCGGGGCACACCCCGGGCTCCGTCCTGTTCGCCTGGCGCGGCAAGCTCCTCACCGGCGACACGCTCTTCTGGGGAGGCTGCGGCAACTGCCGCCACGGCGGCGATCCCGCGCGGCTCGCGCAGAGCTTCCTCGGGCCCATCGCGGCGCTCGATGGAGCGCTCGAGGTCCATCCCGGCCACGACTACGCGGAGGCGAACCTGCCGTTCGCGCTCGCGCTCGAGCCTGGGAACGCGGCCGCCCGCGCGAGGCTCGAGGTGGTCGAGCGGGCGCGCGCGGCCGGGGCGGAGCCGCCCGCGTCCACGCTCGCGGAGGAGCGCGAGGTGAACCCGTTCCTCCGCGTGGCGAAGCCTTCCATCCGGGACGCGATCGCCGCCCGCTCGCCGGAGGGGGGCGAGCTCACCGACGCAGCGCGATTCGTGGCCCTCCGCGCGCTCCGGGACCGGCTCTGA
- a CDS encoding CDP-alcohol phosphatidyltransferase family protein, translating into MRDDVERGGEPGEREPGPYTLANGLTALRIVLAPVFLVLYVSGDRLRALAAFAAAAATDVLDGLVARALRQHTRLGAILDPLADKLLAACALIALAATGRLPWWLPVVVVSRDALQISGAVLLRTTRHPVPIAPTRIGKYATFGVAATVVFALAGEYGGYPAAVAAPYVAAWALLTAECVAVSFGQYFLLFVRALRAPSR; encoded by the coding sequence GTGCGAGACGACGTCGAGCGGGGAGGGGAGCCCGGCGAGCGCGAGCCCGGGCCGTACACGCTCGCCAACGGGCTGACCGCGCTCCGCATCGTGCTCGCGCCGGTGTTCCTCGTCCTGTACGTGAGCGGGGATCGGCTGCGGGCGCTCGCCGCGTTCGCGGCGGCCGCGGCGACCGATGTCCTCGACGGGCTCGTCGCGCGCGCTCTCCGCCAGCACACCCGGCTCGGCGCCATCCTCGACCCCCTCGCCGACAAGCTCCTCGCCGCGTGCGCCCTCATCGCGCTCGCCGCCACCGGGCGCCTGCCGTGGTGGCTCCCGGTGGTCGTGGTCTCGCGGGACGCCCTGCAGATCTCCGGGGCCGTGCTGCTACGGACCACCCGCCACCCGGTGCCGATCGCCCCCACCCGGATCGGCAAGTACGCCACGTTCGGGGTCGCCGCGACCGTCGTGTTCGCGCTCGCCGGCGAGTACGGCGGCTACCCCGCCGCGGTGGCCGCCCCTTATGTGGCGGCGTGGGCGCTCCTGACCGCGGAGTGCGTCGCGGTGTCGTTCGGTCAGTATTTCCTGCTCTTCGTCCGGGCGCTGCGCGCCCCATCTCGGTGA
- a CDS encoding metallophosphoesterase: MAPRKLKLVVSDFHLGKGPYREDGSVNVFEDFRHDGKFAEFLDYHREGEFAGAEIELVVNGDFFNLLSVDLDGRLQEAITERVAVEKTDAILRGHPLVFDALERFAGDPRRSVTFIMGNHDPGLLFAGVREIIARRVGGAHRFLLDSYDFDGVHVEHGMQREPMNAFNPNRYFRERNGELFLNLPLGSRYIISVLNEEKAQRPYIDKVAPFASYYRWAILNDPEAVLRISLRSVGFAAAAALKRIPHLDPMPLADLAKRLLRYTAFPTLEHEARHLLSRKGYNTVIMGHTHVPVYREYARDKVYVNTGTWNAMTSLDVGNLGRTEQLTYAHVEYVDGRPRARLREWRGIARPTEDVFF, translated from the coding sequence ATGGCCCCCCGGAAGCTCAAGCTCGTCGTCTCGGATTTCCACCTCGGCAAGGGCCCCTACCGCGAGGACGGCTCGGTGAACGTGTTCGAGGACTTCCGGCACGACGGGAAGTTCGCGGAGTTCCTCGACTACCACCGCGAGGGGGAGTTCGCGGGCGCGGAGATCGAGCTGGTCGTCAACGGCGACTTCTTCAACCTGCTCTCCGTGGATCTGGACGGGCGCCTGCAGGAGGCGATCACCGAGCGCGTGGCGGTGGAGAAGACCGACGCCATCCTGCGCGGCCACCCCCTCGTCTTCGACGCGCTCGAGCGCTTCGCCGGGGATCCGCGGCGGAGCGTGACGTTCATCATGGGGAACCACGATCCCGGCCTGCTGTTCGCCGGGGTCCGGGAGATCATCGCGCGCCGGGTGGGCGGCGCCCACCGCTTCCTCCTCGACAGCTACGACTTCGACGGCGTCCACGTCGAGCACGGCATGCAGCGCGAGCCGATGAACGCCTTCAACCCGAACCGCTACTTCCGGGAGCGCAACGGCGAGCTGTTCCTCAACCTGCCGCTGGGCTCGCGCTACATCATCTCCGTCTTGAACGAGGAGAAGGCGCAGCGGCCATACATCGACAAGGTCGCGCCGTTCGCCAGCTACTACCGCTGGGCGATCCTCAACGATCCCGAGGCGGTGCTGCGGATCTCCCTGCGCTCCGTGGGCTTCGCCGCGGCGGCCGCGCTGAAGCGCATCCCGCACCTCGATCCCATGCCGCTCGCCGACCTCGCGAAGCGGCTCCTGCGCTACACGGCGTTCCCCACCCTCGAGCACGAGGCGCGGCACCTGCTCTCGCGCAAGGGCTACAACACCGTGATCATGGGCCACACGCACGTGCCGGTGTACCGCGAGTACGCGCGCGACAAGGTCTACGTGAACACCGGCACCTGGAACGCCATGACCTCGCTCGACGTCGGCAACCTGGGCAGGACGGAGCAGCTCACGTACGCCCACGTCGAGTACGTCGACGGCCGCCCCCGCGCCCGGCTCCGCGAGTGGCGGGGGATCGCCCGGCCGACCGAGGACGTGTTCTTCTGA
- a CDS encoding ATP-binding protein produces MARPEGTPSQLRWPGLPARIAIGFGAALVSLAAASGASYVALSARDSASALVRHTAEAQHAIEELESALLVSDVALRAHVEDHDPRHRDLFQSGWSKVLPALADLQRISEAHPEQKPRIARIAEAVDEIRAEQARLVALVDAGDLPGARALETANAAREVLEGAMTMLGRIDEDEQRAHEGREAAWKRTVLVSNAVFVAAVGVLLVLILLAARLVRDDIRTREAARADRERTLVVQRRLMAVVSHDLRNPLGAILTAAWALARLELPPNAGAMVRRIVSSGRRMERLIRDLLDWSRLQAGGSVPIATREADLFDACQRITDELRDRDGKLIHLERDGDTRATFDPERIEQVVGNLLSNALRYAPPGTTVLVRAVGTPQEVRLEVHDEGPGIPSEAQARIFEPFRQGPSGHGTGLGLGLFIVRSVAEAHGGRVHLESAPGKTSFVVHLPRCVAALGGEGGATR; encoded by the coding sequence GTGGCCCGCCCGGAGGGGACACCTTCGCAGCTGCGCTGGCCGGGCCTTCCGGCGCGGATCGCGATCGGCTTCGGCGCCGCGCTCGTGAGCCTCGCCGCGGCTTCCGGCGCGTCTTACGTCGCGCTCTCGGCGCGCGACTCCGCGAGCGCGCTGGTCCGGCACACGGCCGAGGCGCAGCACGCGATCGAGGAGCTCGAGTCCGCCCTGCTCGTCTCGGACGTCGCGCTCAGGGCGCACGTGGAGGACCACGACCCGCGCCATCGAGACCTGTTTCAGAGCGGTTGGTCGAAGGTGCTGCCCGCGCTCGCGGACCTCCAGCGCATCTCCGAAGCGCACCCCGAGCAGAAGCCGCGCATCGCAAGGATCGCGGAGGCCGTGGACGAGATCCGCGCGGAGCAGGCCCGCCTCGTGGCGCTCGTCGACGCCGGCGATCTCCCCGGGGCTCGCGCCCTCGAGACGGCGAACGCCGCGAGGGAGGTCCTCGAGGGCGCGATGACCATGCTCGGTCGGATCGACGAGGACGAGCAACGCGCGCACGAGGGCCGCGAAGCCGCGTGGAAGCGGACCGTGCTCGTCTCCAACGCGGTGTTCGTCGCCGCGGTCGGCGTGCTCCTCGTGCTGATCCTCCTCGCCGCCCGGCTCGTGCGCGACGACATTCGCACGCGGGAGGCCGCGCGGGCGGACCGCGAGCGCACGCTCGTCGTGCAGCGGCGCCTCATGGCGGTGGTGAGCCACGACCTGCGGAACCCCCTCGGCGCCATCCTCACCGCGGCGTGGGCGCTCGCACGGCTCGAGCTACCGCCGAATGCGGGGGCGATGGTCCGGCGCATCGTCAGCTCGGGGCGGCGGATGGAGCGGCTGATCCGCGATCTGCTGGACTGGAGCCGCTTGCAAGCCGGCGGCTCCGTCCCCATCGCCACCCGCGAGGCCGATCTGTTCGACGCGTGTCAGCGCATCACGGACGAGCTCCGGGATCGCGACGGGAAGCTCATCCACCTCGAGCGCGACGGTGACACGCGCGCCACGTTCGATCCGGAGCGCATCGAGCAGGTGGTCGGAAACCTGCTCTCGAACGCGCTCCGTTACGCGCCGCCCGGAACGACCGTGCTCGTGCGCGCAGTCGGCACCCCGCAGGAGGTCCGGCTCGAGGTGCACGACGAGGGTCCCGGGATCCCCTCCGAGGCGCAAGCCCGGATCTTCGAGCCGTTCCGGCAGGGGCCGAGCGGACACGGCACGGGGCTCGGCCTGGGGCTCTTCATCGTGCGATCGGTCGCCGAGGCGCACGGGGGCCGCGTCCACCTGGAGTCCGCGCCGGGCAAGACGTCGTTCGTCGTCCACCTCCCGCGGTGTGTCGCCGCCCTGGGAGGCGAGGGCGGCGCGACCCGCTGA
- a CDS encoding multiheme c-type cytochrome, with product MDKTSYFFTFQCGICHPGGGPTQYDRDGRKYFDGTNFGYGGGVAALPPEAKLDGDYGFIVPKDSADGTVLAGTPVLANGWKKNGVLEPDCLLCHLSGYSWKNRAATLVGGQGITGVAAFKVAPAMGAGFGSVTVAAAPAFPPTASAVGPVDYELGIAAGTLEVNGSNQLQIRLGKVGPTPEANCRGCHSTPDTKKSGRTLLDATDVHKLNAVNCTACHTNAGNALEHQFGKGDVTIGSVRDDLDNTVRSCADCHLNGAAPAGLIAPDPTRAHASIPSLHFSAMKCQVCHIRYMEDDPVTAGMQVPELIVEMSTNGTQTISTWEKYFKTNPLDPSQNDAALSAVTSTYRWYPAIRWYKGKLQTVKPLLTAYYGDWISGTGDTAIIRPIPLRMVRKALGDKYGVGTPRLGTLPVTPGGLDPANPIPFKKAEIKALLEAIGNANDTANPDPAANNDIAVRPVLIRAEKVYYLNDVGEVEFFESAVAESHDFAINHNVVPKRDPANPILKPGPYGAGGCTDCHSPSSTFFFGKQLIEPAEYEFLDEHGTQPNPNAGKPHYVPHYVAMGYSDYKVASLTGDRIAVNVRVLGWGPGSTVTGDGLDCGFGGGLCVTTVAESGTLALTANPGVGATVSSWDGCAPSADKLTCSLSVGGASGLGSTKVVVVTFGQPASTPMPTSSGVALSVIGSGWGNVSGAGLNCNIGSQGACGAELANGTLVTLVATPDRYTWVESWTGCTPDAVDPNKCTVSVSGVNAVSALLSNGSGGGPYSPTQSLMVRVFGPGTITGPGLSCRAENGGCRIDVPTGDTVTLTATGDSGATFAGFAGCTSTTGSTCSITMTEPSAVVGEFTR from the coding sequence ATGGACAAGACCTCCTACTTCTTCACCTTCCAGTGCGGCATCTGCCACCCGGGCGGCGGCCCCACGCAGTACGACCGCGACGGCCGCAAGTACTTCGACGGCACGAACTTCGGCTACGGCGGCGGCGTGGCCGCGCTTCCCCCCGAGGCCAAGCTGGACGGCGACTACGGCTTCATCGTCCCCAAGGACTCGGCGGACGGTACCGTCCTCGCCGGCACCCCGGTGCTCGCGAACGGCTGGAAGAAGAACGGCGTCCTCGAGCCCGACTGCCTCCTCTGCCACCTGAGCGGCTACAGCTGGAAGAACCGCGCGGCGACGCTCGTCGGCGGCCAGGGGATCACCGGCGTCGCGGCGTTCAAGGTCGCGCCGGCCATGGGCGCGGGCTTCGGCAGCGTCACCGTGGCGGCCGCTCCGGCCTTCCCGCCCACGGCCTCCGCGGTCGGTCCGGTCGACTACGAGCTCGGCATCGCAGCGGGTACGCTCGAGGTGAACGGGAGCAACCAGCTGCAGATCAGGCTCGGCAAGGTCGGTCCCACGCCCGAGGCGAACTGCCGGGGCTGCCACTCGACCCCCGACACCAAGAAGTCTGGCCGCACGCTCCTCGATGCGACCGACGTGCACAAGCTGAACGCGGTGAACTGCACGGCCTGTCACACGAATGCCGGTAACGCGCTCGAGCACCAGTTCGGCAAGGGCGACGTGACCATCGGCTCGGTCCGGGACGACCTCGACAACACCGTCCGGTCCTGCGCGGACTGCCACCTGAACGGCGCCGCCCCCGCTGGGCTCATCGCGCCGGATCCCACGCGTGCCCACGCCTCCATCCCGAGCCTCCACTTCTCGGCGATGAAGTGCCAGGTCTGCCACATCCGCTACATGGAGGACGATCCCGTGACCGCCGGGATGCAGGTCCCCGAGCTCATCGTCGAGATGTCGACGAACGGCACGCAGACCATCTCGACCTGGGAGAAGTACTTCAAGACGAACCCGCTCGATCCGTCGCAGAACGACGCCGCCCTGTCGGCCGTGACGAGCACGTACCGCTGGTACCCCGCGATCCGCTGGTACAAGGGGAAGCTCCAGACGGTGAAGCCGCTCCTCACCGCCTACTACGGCGACTGGATCAGCGGCACGGGCGACACCGCCATCATCCGGCCGATCCCGCTGCGCATGGTGCGCAAGGCGCTCGGCGACAAGTACGGCGTCGGCACGCCGCGTCTCGGCACGCTGCCGGTCACGCCCGGCGGCCTGGACCCGGCGAACCCGATCCCGTTCAAGAAGGCCGAGATCAAGGCGCTGCTCGAGGCCATCGGGAACGCGAACGACACGGCGAACCCGGATCCTGCGGCGAACAACGACATCGCCGTCCGGCCGGTGCTCATCCGCGCGGAGAAGGTCTACTACCTGAACGACGTGGGCGAGGTGGAGTTCTTCGAGAGCGCGGTGGCCGAGTCGCACGACTTCGCCATCAACCACAACGTCGTGCCGAAGCGTGACCCGGCGAACCCGATCCTCAAGCCCGGTCCGTACGGCGCGGGTGGCTGCACCGACTGCCACTCCCCCAGCTCGACGTTCTTCTTCGGCAAGCAGCTGATCGAGCCCGCCGAGTACGAGTTCCTCGACGAGCACGGCACGCAGCCGAACCCGAACGCGGGCAAGCCGCACTACGTCCCGCACTACGTGGCGATGGGCTACAGCGACTACAAGGTCGCGAGCCTCACGGGCGACCGCATCGCGGTCAACGTGCGCGTCCTCGGCTGGGGTCCGGGCAGCACCGTCACCGGTGACGGCCTCGACTGCGGCTTCGGCGGCGGCCTGTGCGTCACCACCGTGGCCGAGAGCGGCACCCTCGCGCTGACGGCCAACCCCGGCGTCGGTGCGACCGTGAGCTCCTGGGACGGCTGCGCGCCGTCGGCGGACAAGCTCACCTGTTCGCTCTCCGTCGGCGGCGCGTCCGGCCTGGGCTCGACGAAGGTCGTGGTCGTGACCTTCGGTCAGCCGGCGTCCACGCCGATGCCGACCAGCTCGGGCGTCGCCCTGAGCGTGATCGGCTCCGGCTGGGGCAACGTGAGCGGCGCGGGCCTCAACTGCAACATCGGCTCGCAGGGCGCCTGCGGCGCCGAGCTCGCGAACGGCACGCTCGTGACGCTCGTCGCGACGCCTGACCGGTACACCTGGGTCGAGAGCTGGACGGGCTGCACGCCGGACGCGGTCGATCCCAACAAGTGCACCGTCAGCGTGAGCGGCGTGAACGCCGTCAGCGCGCTCCTGTCGAACGGCTCCGGCGGCGGCCCTTACTCGCCGACCCAGTCGCTCATGGTGCGCGTGTTCGGACCGGGGACCATCACGGGCCCCGGGCTCAGCTGCCGCGCCGAGAACGGCGGCTGCCGCATCGACGTGCCCACCGGTGACACGGTGACGCTGACGGCGACCGGCGACTCCGGCGCCACGTTCGCCGGGTTCGCGGGGTGCACCTCGACCACGGGGAGCACCTGCAGCATCACGATGACGGAGCCGTCCGCCGTCGTCGGCGAGTTCACGCGGTGA